In Bradyrhizobium sp. 170, the DNA window CCGGCCTTCTGCACCTCGGTCGGCCGCGTGCTGCTGTCGCGGCTGCCCGACGACGAACTGGCCGCGGCGCTCGACAAAATGGACCTCGCGCCGCTGACGCCGTTCACCGTCACCGACAAGAAGCTGCTGCAAAAGACTGTTATCGCGGATCGCGCCCAGGGCTATTCGCTGGTCGATCGCGAAGCCGAGCCGGGATTCCGCTCCATCTCGGTGCCGGTCCGCCGCTATGACGGCGGAATCGTCGCCGCCATCAATATGGGCGCGCATGTCGACCGCGTGTCGTCAGCCGAGATGGTCGAACGCTTCCTGCCGCGATTGCGCGAGGCGGCCGCCTCGGTCAAGTCGATGCTGGTGTAACGGGATGATTATCCGACCTGAAGCGCCCGGCGACGTTGCGGCCATCCGCATTGTTGAAGAAGTAGCGTTTGGCCGGTCGGCCGAAGCCCGATTGGTCGATGATCTGCGTGCTGCAGGCGACTCAGTTTTCTCGCTGGTCGCCGTTGATGACAACACGGTCGTTGGCCATGTCCTGTTCTCAAGGATGAAAGCGCCGTTTCCTGCGCTGGCGCTCGGTCCTGTCGCGGTACTGCATGAATACCAGCGGACGGGTTTTGGCAGCCGGCTGACCCGCCAGGGAATCGCGCGCGGCGAAGCCGCCGGCTGGCTCGGAATTTTCGTCCTCGGCGATCCCGCCTTCTATCAGCGTTTTGGATTCGATGTCGACAAGGCGAGCGGTTTTGTCTCGCCCTATGCCGGATCGCATCTGATGGCGCTGCCGCTTGGAGGAAACGAACTTCCGACAGATGCGGGCATCATTGAACATGCCGCCGCTTTTGCGAAGCTCGGATAGTGCAAGGCAGAAATCCGCCTAATGCATCGTGAAGCAAGCTTGAATGAGGTGATCCGTCTCCATGGGGTGGCCGTGCGCAGCAGGGCCTTCGAAGGGCGACGATCACGGGCCGCACATCCTTGAGGTCGCTTCGCTCGCACCTTGCGAGGTGTTAGCAAATTTGCTAACATTATGCGGAATGCGAGATACGAGGAAAATCTCCTGGATCAAGGCTGCGCGCAGGGACTTCGAGGAATTCCCGAAGGACGTCCAGAGTGACATGCTCGACGCGCTCACCGTTGCCGCTGAGGGCAGAAAATCGGAGAAGGCATAGCCGTTCCATGGCATCGACGGCGGTGTCTTCGAAATTGCCGCGCGATATCGCGGCGATGCTTTTCGTGTACTCTATGCTGTCAAGATTGACGCCGATATCTGGGTGCTTCACGCCTTCCAGAAAAAGTCGAAATCTGGAATCAAGACTCCGCGGATGGAGGTTGACCTTATTCACGATCGGCTAAAACGCCTGAAGGAGGCGCTGAAATGAAAAAAGACGATCTGGAACTGGTGCGCGGCAGCGGCAACGTGTATCGCGATTTTGGAAGACCCAACGCCGGTCTCGAGCAGGCTAGGGCGGTTACTGCCGCGAAGATCATCCGTATTATCGACGAACGCAAGCTCTCGATGCGAGACGCGGAAAAACTGACGGGCGTCCCCTATTCGGAGTTTTCCCGCATCCGCAATACCCAGCTCGGTCGCTTCACGCTCGACCGAATGATCGCGATTCTCGGTAAGCTCGACGAAGATATCGAGGTATCCGTCACCTTCAGAGCGCGCAAACGGAGAGTGTCTGCCGGGCCGCGCGCGGTCTCCTCCAAGGCCCCGCGCGGCATCGGCGGGCGGCGAGAGATCCGACGCGCGCGCAAGGCGTGATTGCCGGCGCCGCGTGAAGATGGCGTGGATGACGTCAAGAACCGGAGCCGATCCGCTACGCCGGACGCTTCCACTCCGGTCTGAGTAGGGACATCAGGCGCATGGATCGAAAGGCACCTTCAGCGTCCCGGTGGATGTCGCGGACGATGCCTTCCTCGACGAATCCGTTCTTCAAATAGGCGCGATGGGCCCGTTCGTTGTCTTCGAATACGAACAGTTCGACGCGATGCGCGCCCAGATCGTCGAAGCAGATTTTCAGGAGTGACTGCAGGAGGCGCGATCCGGTGCCGCGCCCGGCATCCTGCACGGCGATACGGCGGAGCCGCAGGCATTGATTCTCGCTTCCGACATTCTGCAGGATCGCAAATCCTGCAATGTCGTCTTCCTCGCGCGCCAGATAATATCTGCAGGACGGACTTTCGATCGCCGCGGCGTGCTGCTCGACGTCCCACCGGCCGACGAGGCGCGCATAGCCCTCGCCGCGCTCGATGCGCATCATCGTTGGGATGTCTGATCTGGATGCGATCTCGATTTTCATGTCTTCGCCGTGGACGACGGCCTGTCATGCCGGAATGTTAAGCCCGAAATGTTCGACGATCTTCCGCGCGGTCACTTCCGCCGGATTCACCCCGGTATCCAGCTTGAGACAATCGGGCCGTGGCACGGTGGTGAGGTCGTAGCGGTCGAGATCCCGGATCAAATGTTCCCCTGAGATTATCTTGCGCCGCGCCACCCGGTCGGGATTGCCGACCCTTCGCAATGCTTCTTCGCGCGAACAGTGCAGGAAGACCGGAAGCAATTTTGCGCCGCGACGCTGCACGATCACCTCGAATTGCCCGAATTGCACACGGTCCTCCGGTTCGGCGTAGCAGAAGGTGGTGACCAGCAGCGGCACGCGATGTTCGGCGGCAGCATTGAAGGCCGAGCATCTGACGTCATGGACAAGCTCCCAGAAGCCGGGCGCACCAAAATCGAAGATCGTGAGCGCCAGATCGATGGCGGCGTGATTGTCCATCAGTC includes these proteins:
- a CDS encoding helix-turn-helix transcriptional regulator, translated to MKKDDLELVRGSGNVYRDFGRPNAGLEQARAVTAAKIIRIIDERKLSMRDAEKLTGVPYSEFSRIRNTQLGRFTLDRMIAILGKLDEDIEVSVTFRARKRRVSAGPRAVSSKAPRGIGGRREIRRARKA
- a CDS encoding AAA family ATPase; protein product: MKLLFLHGSPAVGKLTVAKALLRIVPGRLMDNHAAIDLALTIFDFGAPGFWELVHDVRCSAFNAAAEHRVPLLVTTFCYAEPEDRVQFGQFEVIVQRRGAKLLPVFLHCSREEALRRVGNPDRVARRKIISGEHLIRDLDRYDLTTVPRPDCLKLDTGVNPAEVTARKIVEHFGLNIPA
- a CDS encoding GNAT family protein, yielding MKIEIASRSDIPTMMRIERGEGYARLVGRWDVEQHAAAIESPSCRYYLAREEDDIAGFAILQNVGSENQCLRLRRIAVQDAGRGTGSRLLQSLLKICFDDLGAHRVELFVFEDNERAHRAYLKNGFVEEGIVRDIHRDAEGAFRSMRLMSLLRPEWKRPA
- a CDS encoding N-acetyltransferase; translated protein: MIIRPEAPGDVAAIRIVEEVAFGRSAEARLVDDLRAAGDSVFSLVAVDDNTVVGHVLFSRMKAPFPALALGPVAVLHEYQRTGFGSRLTRQGIARGEAAGWLGIFVLGDPAFYQRFGFDVDKASGFVSPYAGSHLMALPLGGNELPTDAGIIEHAAAFAKLG